A region of Syngnathoides biaculeatus isolate LvHL_M chromosome 20, ASM1980259v1, whole genome shotgun sequence DNA encodes the following proteins:
- the LOC133493903 gene encoding zinc finger protein 501-like isoform X1, producing the protein MLFNTQCPNLNLDTIKVSDFHLVFSSLLCSAESVVKMCARRTGEYEEEVRGPKKEEEPQRQLLDAVFNLQPRIVLRRADVSENIHPELQQSVSSHIKEEEEGEEVQCIKEEEDVFRHMKEEEQEEIIHVPSTGVHLKSKYEGQSEERRGPELPSRNSSCDGDFCERSQTDGHDDEQSEGDLTCHSANQSWKCSQCSKAFATMRNFKRHVKIHTGEKPFRCSVCGQRFSRKGALKIHTRTHTGEKPFSCSVCGQGFSQNVHLKSHKTTHTGDKPFSCSVCGKRFIQNGHLKKHTRTHTGEKPFSCSICGQTFSQKENLKSHTSTHTGERLFSCSVCGQRFTRKGLLKSHKRTHTGEKPFSCLVCDQGFTQKCHLKRHTRTHTGEKPFSCLVCDQRFSYKYQAQTHKCAVENSSDQECFNECVKI; encoded by the exons ATGTTGTTTAACACACAATGTCCAAATCTGAATCTTGATACAATTAAGGTGTCCGATTTTCACTTGGTGTTCTCATCCCTCTTATGTAGTGCAGAAAgtgttgtgaaaatgtgtgcaagaaggACTGGAGAGTATGAGGAAGAAGTTCGTGgaccaaaaaaggaggaggagccacaaCGTCAACTACTGGACGCAGTGTTCAATCTGCAGCCTCGGATTGTCCTACGCAGAGCAG ATGTCAGTGAAAATATTCATCCAGAGCTGCAGCAGTCAGTGTCcagtcacatcaaagaggaagaagagggtgAAGAGGTACAatgcatcaaagaggaggaggatgtgtTCCGacacatgaaagaggaagagcaggaagaaaTCATCCATGTTCCATCAactggtgtccatttgaagagtaaatatgaaggtcaaagtgaggagagaCGAGGGCCAGAGCTTCCAAGTAGGAACAGCTCATGTGATGGAGACTTTTGTGAAAGATCACAAACAGACGGTCATGATGATGAACAGTCGGAAGGTGATTTGACATGTCACAGTGCCAACCAaagctggaaatgttctcagtgtagCAAAGCTTTTGCTACTATGAGGAATTTCAAACGACacgtgaaaatacacacaggtgagaagccttttagatgctcagtttgtggtcaaaggttCTCTAGGAAGGGagctttaaaaatacacacaagaacacacactggtgagaagcctttttcctgctcagtttgtggtcaaggattctctcagaacgtacacttaaaatcacacaaaacaaCCCACACTGGTGACAAACCTTTTtcgtgctcagtttgtggtaaaagattcatTCAGaatggacatttaaaaaaacacacaagaacacacactggtgagaaaccattttcctgctcaatttgtggtcaaACATTCTCTCAGAAGGAAAACTTAAAAAGCCACACAAgtacacacactggtgagagacttttttcctgctcagtttgtggtcaaagattcactcggaagggactcttaaaatcacacaaaagaacccatactggtgagaaacctttttcctgcttagtttgtgatCAAGGATTTACTCAGAAGtgtcatttaaaaagacacacaagaacacacactggtgagaaacctttttcctgcttagtttgtgatCAAAGATTTTCTTATAAATATCAGGCTCAGACACACAAGTGTGCTGTTGAGAATAGCAGTGACCAAGAATGTTTTAATGAATgtgtgaagatttaa
- the LOC133493903 gene encoding zinc finger protein 239-like isoform X2, with amino-acid sequence MCARRTGEYEEEVRGPKKEEEPQRQLLDAVFNLQPRIVLRRADVSENIHPELQQSVSSHIKEEEEGEEVQCIKEEEDVFRHMKEEEQEEIIHVPSTGVHLKSKYEGQSEERRGPELPSRNSSCDGDFCERSQTDGHDDEQSEGDLTCHSANQSWKCSQCSKAFATMRNFKRHVKIHTGEKPFRCSVCGQRFSRKGALKIHTRTHTGEKPFSCSVCGQGFSQNVHLKSHKTTHTGDKPFSCSVCGKRFIQNGHLKKHTRTHTGEKPFSCSICGQTFSQKENLKSHTSTHTGERLFSCSVCGQRFTRKGLLKSHKRTHTGEKPFSCLVCDQGFTQKCHLKRHTRTHTGEKPFSCLVCDQRFSYKYQAQTHKCAVENSSDQECFNECVKI; translated from the exons atgtgtgcaagaaggACTGGAGAGTATGAGGAAGAAGTTCGTGgaccaaaaaaggaggaggagccacaaCGTCAACTACTGGACGCAGTGTTCAATCTGCAGCCTCGGATTGTCCTACGCAGAGCAG ATGTCAGTGAAAATATTCATCCAGAGCTGCAGCAGTCAGTGTCcagtcacatcaaagaggaagaagagggtgAAGAGGTACAatgcatcaaagaggaggaggatgtgtTCCGacacatgaaagaggaagagcaggaagaaaTCATCCATGTTCCATCAactggtgtccatttgaagagtaaatatgaaggtcaaagtgaggagagaCGAGGGCCAGAGCTTCCAAGTAGGAACAGCTCATGTGATGGAGACTTTTGTGAAAGATCACAAACAGACGGTCATGATGATGAACAGTCGGAAGGTGATTTGACATGTCACAGTGCCAACCAaagctggaaatgttctcagtgtagCAAAGCTTTTGCTACTATGAGGAATTTCAAACGACacgtgaaaatacacacaggtgagaagccttttagatgctcagtttgtggtcaaaggttCTCTAGGAAGGGagctttaaaaatacacacaagaacacacactggtgagaagcctttttcctgctcagtttgtggtcaaggattctctcagaacgtacacttaaaatcacacaaaacaaCCCACACTGGTGACAAACCTTTTtcgtgctcagtttgtggtaaaagattcatTCAGaatggacatttaaaaaaacacacaagaacacacactggtgagaaaccattttcctgctcaatttgtggtcaaACATTCTCTCAGAAGGAAAACTTAAAAAGCCACACAAgtacacacactggtgagagacttttttcctgctcagtttgtggtcaaagattcactcggaagggactcttaaaatcacacaaaagaacccatactggtgagaaacctttttcctgcttagtttgtgatCAAGGATTTACTCAGAAGtgtcatttaaaaagacacacaagaacacacactggtgagaaacctttttcctgcttagtttgtgatCAAAGATTTTCTTATAAATATCAGGCTCAGACACACAAGTGTGCTGTTGAGAATAGCAGTGACCAAGAATGTTTTAATGAATgtgtgaagatttaa